A single region of the Geobacillus subterraneus genome encodes:
- the argH gene encoding argininosuccinate lyase: MKKLWGGRFTKTAEEWVDEFGASIPFDQELVEEDIEGSLAHVTMLGECGILPADDVEAIKGGLLRLLEKAKRGELEFSVAYEDIHLNIEKMLIDDIGPVGGKLHTGRSRNDQVATDMHLYLRKRVEEILGLIRGLQRALVSQAEKHVETIMPGYTHLQRAQPISFAHHLLAYVWMLERDYERFSESQKRINKSPLGAGALAGTTFPINRQRTAELLGFADSYENSLDAVSDRDFIIEFFSNSSMLMMHLSRLAEELILWSSQEFQFVELDDAFATGSSIMPQKKNPDMAELIRGKTGRVYGHLMALLTVMKGLPLAYNKDMQEDKEGMFDTVKTVIGSLKIFTGMIETMNVRADVMERATKQDFSNATELADYLAAKGMPFREAHEVVGKLVLRCIEQGVFLADLPLDVYQEASPLFEEDIYDALNPRTAVNRRNSAGGTGFAEVRTALEKAKERLGTL, from the coding sequence GTGAAAAAGCTTTGGGGTGGACGGTTTACGAAAACAGCGGAAGAATGGGTCGACGAGTTTGGCGCGTCGATCCCGTTCGACCAAGAGCTCGTCGAGGAAGACATTGAAGGTAGCCTCGCCCATGTGACGATGCTCGGCGAGTGCGGCATTCTGCCGGCGGACGACGTCGAAGCCATCAAAGGCGGGCTTTTGCGCCTGCTCGAAAAAGCGAAGCGGGGAGAGCTCGAGTTTTCCGTCGCGTATGAAGATATTCATTTAAACATTGAAAAAATGTTGATTGACGACATCGGTCCGGTCGGCGGCAAGCTGCACACAGGAAGAAGCCGGAACGACCAAGTGGCGACCGATATGCATCTATATTTGCGCAAGCGCGTCGAAGAGATTCTCGGCCTCATCCGCGGGCTGCAGCGGGCGCTTGTGTCTCAAGCCGAGAAGCATGTCGAAACGATCATGCCGGGGTATACGCATTTGCAGCGGGCGCAGCCGATTTCGTTCGCCCATCATCTGCTGGCGTATGTTTGGATGTTGGAGCGCGATTATGAGCGGTTTTCCGAGTCGCAAAAGCGCATCAACAAGTCGCCGCTTGGCGCCGGGGCGCTCGCCGGCACGACGTTCCCGATCAACCGGCAGCGGACGGCCGAGCTTTTGGGCTTTGCCGATAGTTACGAAAACAGCTTAGATGCCGTGAGTGACCGCGATTTCATCATCGAATTTTTCAGCAACAGCTCGATGCTTATGATGCACTTGTCGCGGCTCGCTGAGGAGCTCATCCTTTGGTCAAGCCAAGAGTTCCAGTTCGTTGAGCTTGATGACGCGTTTGCGACCGGCAGCAGCATCATGCCGCAAAAGAAAAACCCGGACATGGCCGAGCTCATCCGCGGCAAAACCGGGCGCGTGTATGGGCACTTAATGGCCTTGTTGACGGTGATGAAAGGGCTGCCGCTTGCCTACAACAAAGATATGCAAGAAGATAAAGAAGGCATGTTCGATACGGTGAAGACGGTCATCGGTTCGTTGAAAATTTTCACCGGCATGATCGAGACGATGAATGTGCGCGCGGATGTGATGGAGCGGGCGACGAAACAAGACTTTTCGAACGCGACCGAGCTCGCCGATTACTTGGCTGCCAAAGGCATGCCGTTCCGCGAGGCGCATGAGGTCGTCGGCAAGCTCGTCTTGCGCTGCATTGAACAAGGCGTCTTTTTGGCCGATTTGCCGCTTGACGTGTATCAAGAAGCGTCGCCGCTCTTTGAAGAGGACATTTATGATGCGTTGAACCCGCGCACCGCCGTCAACCGCCGCAACAGCGCCGGCGGCACCGGGTTCGCGGAAGTGCGCACGGCGCTTGAAAAAGCGAAAGAACGATTGGGCACCCTGTAA
- a CDS encoding universal stress protein: MATTYKTIVVAVDGSKEAEWALKKAIEMAKRNGAKLILSHIIDLRGFTTVEAHDYALAERAEQYANDLLEQYKNEAVGAGLNDVEIDIAFGSPKAKIAKDVAPKYKADLIICGATGLNAVERFLIGSVSENIVRHAKCDVLVVRTPKE; the protein is encoded by the coding sequence ATGGCAACGACATACAAAACGATCGTCGTCGCCGTTGACGGCTCGAAAGAAGCAGAATGGGCGCTGAAAAAAGCGATCGAAATGGCAAAACGAAATGGGGCGAAGCTCATTTTATCCCACATCATTGATTTGCGCGGCTTTACGACCGTCGAAGCGCATGATTATGCGCTCGCGGAGCGGGCGGAGCAATACGCCAACGACCTGCTCGAGCAGTATAAAAACGAGGCCGTTGGCGCTGGACTCAACGATGTGGAGATTGACATTGCGTTTGGCTCGCCGAAAGCAAAAATCGCCAAGGACGTTGCCCCAAAATACAAAGCCGACCTCATCATTTGCGGGGCGACCGGGCTGAACGCGGTCGAGCGGTTCTTAATCGGCAGCGTGTCGGAAAACATCGTCCGCCATGCGAAATGCGATGTGTTGGTCGTCAGGACGCCGAAAGAATAA
- a CDS encoding SDR family oxidoreductase — MRHALITAGAKGLGRKVTELLLDKGYSVTVNYRSDERAARSLQERYKDASDRLQFVRGDVTNKDDLAALIDAAMERFGRIDCLINNAGPYIFERKKLADYTEDEWYEMIEGNLSSVFHLVRRTIPIMRKQRFGRIITYGFQGAADAPGWVHRSAFGAAKVGLVSLTKTIALEEAEYGITANMVCPGNIVGAMKEAAIADARAKRDEETPVGRPGTGEDIARVIAFLCEDDSDFITGAVIDVTGGVNVLYRHFFQ, encoded by the coding sequence GTGCGGCACGCCTTAATCACGGCCGGAGCAAAAGGGCTGGGGAGAAAAGTGACGGAGCTGCTGCTTGACAAAGGGTATTCGGTGACGGTCAACTACCGGAGCGATGAGCGGGCAGCGCGCTCGCTCCAAGAGCGGTATAAGGATGCGAGCGATCGGCTTCAATTTGTGCGCGGCGATGTGACGAACAAAGACGATTTGGCGGCGTTGATCGACGCCGCCATGGAACGGTTCGGCCGCATTGATTGCCTCATTAACAACGCCGGGCCGTATATTTTTGAGCGGAAAAAGCTGGCCGATTATACGGAAGATGAATGGTATGAAATGATCGAAGGCAACTTGAGTTCTGTGTTCCATTTGGTGAGGCGGACGATCCCGATTATGCGCAAGCAGCGGTTCGGCCGCATTATCACCTACGGGTTCCAGGGAGCGGCCGATGCCCCGGGATGGGTGCATCGTTCGGCGTTTGGCGCGGCGAAAGTCGGATTGGTGTCGCTGACGAAAACGATCGCCCTCGAGGAGGCGGAATACGGCATCACCGCCAACATGGTCTGTCCAGGCAACATCGTCGGCGCCATGAAAGAGGCAGCGATCGCTGACGCCCGCGCGAAGCGGGATGAGGAGACACCGGTCGGGCGCCCGGGAACAGGCGAAGACATCGCTCGCGTCATCGCCTTTTTATGCGAGGATGATTCCGATTTCATCACCGGCGCGGTCATTGACGTTACCGGCGGGGTGAACGTGCTGTACCGCCACTTTTTCCAATAG
- the ald gene encoding alanine dehydrogenase codes for MKIGVPKEMKNNENRVAITPAGVMTLVKAGHDVYVETNAGAESGFSDAEYESAGAVIVPNAEDAWAAEMVLKVKEPLPEEFRYFRPGLILFTYLHLAAAEALTKALVEQKVVGIAYETVQLANGSLPLLTPMSEVAGRMSVQVGAQFLEKPHGGKGVLLGGVPGVRRGKVTIIGGGTAGTNAAKIAVGLGADVTILDINAERLRELDDLFGDHVTTLMSNSYHIAECVRESDLVVGAVLIPGAKAPKLVTEEMVRSMAPGSVLVDIAIDQGGIFETTDRVTTHDDPTYVKHGVVHYAVANMPGAVPRTSTFALTNVTIPYALQIANKGYRAACLDNPALLKGINTLDGHVVYEAVAAAHNMPYTDVHQLLQ; via the coding sequence ATGAAAATCGGAGTTCCGAAAGAGATGAAAAACAATGAGAACCGTGTCGCCATCACGCCGGCCGGCGTCATGACGCTCGTCAAAGCCGGGCACGACGTTTACGTCGAAACGAACGCCGGCGCCGAGTCCGGTTTTTCAGATGCGGAGTATGAAAGCGCCGGGGCGGTGATCGTGCCAAACGCCGAGGACGCCTGGGCGGCGGAGATGGTGTTGAAAGTGAAAGAACCGCTGCCGGAGGAGTTCCGCTATTTTCGGCCCGGATTGATTTTGTTTACGTATTTGCATTTGGCGGCGGCCGAAGCGCTGACGAAAGCGCTTGTCGAACAAAAAGTTGTCGGCATCGCCTATGAGACGGTGCAGCTTGCCAACGGCTCGCTGCCGCTTTTGACGCCGATGAGCGAGGTGGCGGGCCGCATGTCGGTGCAAGTCGGTGCCCAGTTTCTCGAGAAGCCGCACGGCGGCAAAGGCGTTTTGCTTGGCGGTGTGCCTGGGGTGCGGCGCGGCAAAGTGACGATCATCGGCGGCGGAACGGCTGGAACGAATGCGGCGAAAATCGCCGTCGGCCTCGGCGCGGACGTGACGATTTTGGACATTAACGCCGAGCGGCTGCGCGAGCTCGATGATTTGTTCGGCGACCATGTGACGACGCTCATGTCCAACTCGTACCATATCGCTGAATGTGTGCGCGAATCGGATCTGGTCGTCGGTGCCGTCTTAATCCCGGGGGCCAAAGCGCCGAAGCTCGTCACGGAAGAAATGGTGCGCTCGATGGCGCCGGGGTCGGTGCTTGTCGATATTGCGATCGACCAAGGCGGCATTTTTGAAACGACCGACCGGGTGACGACCCATGACGACCCGACATACGTCAAGCACGGTGTCGTCCATTACGCGGTTGCCAACATGCCGGGCGCTGTTCCGCGCACGTCGACGTTCGCGCTTACGAACGTCACGATTCCATACGCCTTGCAAATCGCCAACAAAGGCTACCGCGCCGCGTGCCTTGACAATCCGGCGCTGTTAAAAGGGATCAACACGCTAGACGGGCATGTCGTGTACGAAGCGGTGGCGGCAGCGCACAACATGCCGTATACTGATGTTCATCAGTTGTTACAGTGA
- a CDS encoding M24 family metallopeptidase — MNQRLQAFSSWLQQQHSSFALITSSANVFYFSGFWCDPHERLLALLVFPEGEPVLVCPQMEVPRARRAGWEDTVIGYDDSTDPWEEIHRHLQRRNINATIIAVEKHHLSFARFERLSALFPNAQWQDAEEKLRQLRLMKDEEEMKRLRQAAELADRAIEIGVSAIRPGVTELELVAVIEYELKKLGVEGMSFPTTVLTGARTADPHGVPGAATVAPGDFVLFDLGVIVDGYCSDITRTVVCRMASDEQRLIYDTVRRAQQAAIDACRPQIAMGEIDRAARSVIEQAGYGPYFPHRVGHGLGIDIHEYPSLHSTNHEPLVAGMVFTIEPGIYVPAIGGVRIEDDVAVTASGVEVLTSFSKDLIIV; from the coding sequence ATGAATCAACGGCTGCAAGCATTTTCCTCTTGGCTTCAACAACAACATAGTTCATTCGCCTTGATCACGTCAAGCGCCAACGTCTTTTATTTCAGCGGATTTTGGTGTGACCCACATGAGCGGCTGCTCGCGCTTCTCGTTTTTCCCGAGGGCGAACCCGTGCTCGTCTGCCCGCAAATGGAAGTTCCCCGCGCCCGACGCGCGGGCTGGGAGGATACGGTGATCGGCTATGACGACAGCACCGACCCGTGGGAGGAGATTCACCGCCACCTGCAAAGGCGAAACATCAACGCAACCATCATCGCCGTCGAGAAACATCATTTGTCGTTCGCCCGTTTTGAGCGGCTTTCGGCGCTGTTTCCTAACGCCCAATGGCAGGATGCCGAAGAAAAGCTGCGCCAGCTTCGCCTCATGAAAGACGAGGAAGAAATGAAGCGGTTGCGCCAAGCAGCCGAACTCGCCGACCGGGCGATCGAAATCGGCGTATCGGCCATCCGCCCAGGCGTAACAGAGCTCGAGCTTGTCGCCGTCATTGAATATGAGCTGAAAAAGCTCGGCGTCGAGGGGATGTCATTCCCGACGACCGTGCTCACGGGCGCGCGCACGGCCGACCCGCACGGCGTCCCAGGAGCGGCGACGGTCGCCCCGGGTGACTTCGTCTTGTTTGACTTAGGCGTCATCGTTGACGGCTATTGTTCAGACATTACCCGCACCGTCGTCTGCCGGATGGCGAGCGACGAGCAGCGGCTCATTTACGACACCGTCCGGCGCGCCCAGCAGGCGGCGATCGACGCTTGCCGCCCGCAAATCGCCATGGGGGAGATCGACCGCGCCGCCCGCAGCGTCATTGAACAAGCGGGCTACGGCCCATACTTCCCCCATCGCGTCGGCCATGGCTTAGGGATCGACATTCACGAATACCCGTCGCTCCATAGCACCAACCACGAGCCGCTCGTTGCCGGCATGGTGTTTACGATTGAGCCGGGCATTTACGTCCCGGCGATCGGCGGCGTGCGCATTGAAGATGACGTCGCTGTCACCGCCAGCGGGGTCGAGGTGCTGACATCATTTTCGAAAGACTTGATCATCGTTTAA
- a CDS encoding metal-dependent hydrolase: protein MKISYHGHSVVRIETNGKTILIDPFITGNATTDLNAADVKADVILLTHGHGDHVGDTVDIAKRNNALVVATFELATYLSWQGVETFGMNIGGARQFDFGTVKLTQAFHSSGFVTDGQQIIYLGMPTGILFTAEGKTIYHAGDTGLFSDMKLIGERHSIDVAFLPIGDSFTMGPEDAAVAAEWLGAKLVVPIHYNTFPPIVQDPERFTSLLPPGVGRALKPGESIEL, encoded by the coding sequence ATGAAAATCAGTTACCATGGCCATTCGGTCGTCCGCATTGAAACGAACGGAAAAACGATTTTGATCGACCCGTTCATTACCGGCAACGCGACGACTGATTTGAACGCGGCGGATGTGAAGGCGGATGTCATTTTGTTGACGCACGGGCATGGCGACCATGTCGGCGACACTGTTGATATCGCCAAACGAAACAACGCGCTTGTCGTGGCGACGTTTGAACTGGCGACGTATTTGAGCTGGCAAGGGGTCGAGACGTTCGGCATGAACATCGGCGGGGCGCGCCAGTTTGATTTTGGCACCGTCAAGTTGACGCAGGCGTTTCACAGCTCCGGCTTTGTGACCGATGGCCAACAAATCATTTATTTAGGCATGCCGACCGGCATTTTGTTCACCGCTGAAGGCAAAACGATCTACCATGCCGGTGACACCGGGCTGTTTTCTGACATGAAGCTGATCGGCGAGCGCCATTCAATCGATGTGGCGTTTTTGCCGATCGGCGACAGCTTTACGATGGGGCCGGAAGACGCGGCGGTCGCCGCCGAGTGGCTCGGTGCCAAACTGGTCGTGCCGATTCATTACAACACGTTCCCGCCGATTGTGCAAGATCCGGAGCGGTTCACCTCGCTCCTTCCGCCGGGCGTCGGCCGCGCATTAAAGCCGGGCGAAAGCATCGAACTGTAA
- a CDS encoding CBS domain-containing protein encodes MATKHEQILEYIHRLPIGEKISVRQIAKEMGVSEGTAYRAIKDAENKGYVSTIERVGTIRIEKKRKENIEKLTYAEVVNIVDGQVLGGKEGLHKTLNRFVIGAMQLEAMMRYTGAGDLLIVGNRTKAHELALQAGAAVLITGGFDTADHVKKLADERQLPIISTSYDTFTVATMINRAIYDQLIKKEIVLVEDIIIPLEKTAYLRVDDPVERWYALNKETRHSRFPVVDDDWRVQGIVTAKDVLDMDRQLPIEKVMTKQPITVNGKTSVAFASHIMVWEGIELLPVVDDHHRLQGIISRQDVLKALQMAQRQPQVGETIDDLVTAQFRESGDKETLFRCSITPQMTNYLGTLSYGVFTTIVTEAAARMLRAYKRGDLVMESITIYFIKPVQIDSTVDVQAKLLELGRKFGKVDVEVYNEGAIVGKAMMMCQLIDR; translated from the coding sequence TTGGCGACAAAACATGAACAAATTTTAGAATACATCCATCGGCTGCCGATCGGCGAGAAAATTTCCGTCCGCCAGATCGCCAAAGAAATGGGCGTGAGCGAAGGAACGGCGTACCGGGCGATCAAGGACGCGGAAAACAAAGGGTATGTGAGCACGATTGAGCGCGTCGGCACGATTCGGATCGAGAAGAAGCGGAAGGAAAACATCGAAAAGCTCACGTACGCCGAAGTCGTCAACATTGTCGACGGGCAAGTGCTCGGCGGGAAGGAAGGGCTGCATAAAACGCTGAACCGCTTTGTCATCGGCGCGATGCAGCTCGAGGCGATGATGCGCTATACCGGGGCGGGCGATTTGTTGATTGTCGGCAACCGGACGAAGGCGCATGAACTCGCGCTGCAGGCTGGGGCGGCAGTGCTCATCACCGGCGGGTTTGATACGGCCGACCACGTCAAAAAGCTCGCCGATGAGCGGCAGCTGCCGATCATCTCGACAAGCTACGATACGTTTACTGTGGCGACGATGATCAACCGTGCCATTTACGACCAGTTGATCAAAAAAGAAATTGTGCTCGTCGAGGATATTATTATCCCGCTGGAAAAAACAGCGTACTTGCGCGTCGATGATCCGGTCGAGCGGTGGTATGCGTTAAACAAAGAAACGCGCCACAGCCGCTTTCCGGTCGTCGATGACGATTGGAGAGTGCAAGGGATTGTAACAGCGAAAGACGTGCTTGATATGGATCGCCAGCTGCCGATCGAAAAAGTGATGACGAAGCAGCCGATTACGGTGAACGGAAAAACGTCGGTCGCTTTTGCCTCCCACATTATGGTATGGGAAGGGATCGAACTTTTGCCTGTTGTCGATGACCACCACCGGCTGCAAGGAATCATCAGCCGCCAAGATGTGTTAAAAGCGCTGCAGATGGCACAGCGCCAGCCGCAAGTCGGCGAAACGATCGATGATCTCGTCACCGCTCAGTTTCGCGAGTCAGGAGACAAAGAGACGCTGTTTCGCTGCTCGATCACCCCACAAATGACGAACTATTTAGGGACGCTCTCGTACGGCGTGTTTACGACGATCGTCACCGAGGCGGCGGCGCGGATGCTGCGGGCGTACAAACGCGGCGATTTAGTGATGGAAAGCATCACCATTTATTTCATCAAGCCGGTGCAAATTGACAGCACGGTCGATGTGCAGGCAAAGCTGCTTGAGCTCGGGCGCAAGTTCGGGAAAGTGGATGTCGAGGTGTATAACGAAGGGGCCATCGTCGGCAAGGCGATGATGATGTGCCAGCTGATCGACCGATAA
- a CDS encoding YtpI family protein, translating into MPALVIFIIFSFSFYVYYKIRYVRARRPIERQFFSAKSSMALGLFVALFGINQLFLYSTTVTYIVSAIFIALGFGSVWAGYRAYRHYLPQAVKEAEEAAKQG; encoded by the coding sequence ATGCCAGCATTGGTTATTTTCATTATATTTTCCTTTTCGTTTTACGTCTATTATAAAATCCGCTATGTCCGCGCCCGTCGTCCGATCGAGCGCCAGTTTTTCTCGGCGAAATCGAGCATGGCGCTCGGATTGTTTGTCGCGTTGTTCGGCATCAACCAACTGTTTTTGTATTCGACAACGGTGACGTACATCGTCTCCGCCATTTTTATCGCCCTGGGCTTTGGCAGCGTTTGGGCCGGCTATCGCGCCTATCGCCATTATTTGCCGCAGGCGGTCAAAGAAGCGGAAGAAGCGGCGAAACAAGGATAA
- a CDS encoding DHH family phosphoesterase produces MREQCQEILDAIRQFETIIIHRHVRPDPDAYGSQGGLAALLQASFPEKRVYAVGTDDPSLSFLRKMDAIDDVVYEQALVIVCDTANEERICDSRYRLGRKLIKIDHHPNDTPYGDIMWVNTDASSTSEMIYELYLAGKDQGLTMTAEAARLIYAGIVGDTGRFLFPRTSEKTFRYAGELISYGFSLSELYDGLYRTSLPLARLSGYVLSHFTIDEGVAAVKMPRALLEEYGVTPLEASQLVGLLGNIDGIVAWVFFIEEEKDIRVRFRSKGPIINVVAKRHGGGGHPLAAGASIASWEEADRVVEDVKAACRAGR; encoded by the coding sequence ATGAGAGAACAATGCCAAGAAATTTTAGATGCCATTCGCCAATTTGAGACGATCATCATTCACCGTCATGTGCGCCCGGATCCGGACGCGTACGGGTCGCAAGGCGGATTGGCCGCGCTGCTTCAGGCGTCGTTTCCGGAAAAGCGGGTGTATGCGGTCGGGACAGATGACCCGTCGTTGTCGTTTTTGCGGAAAATGGATGCCATTGACGATGTGGTCTATGAACAGGCGTTGGTCATCGTCTGCGACACAGCCAACGAGGAGCGGATTTGCGACAGCCGCTACCGGCTCGGGCGGAAGCTCATTAAAATCGACCACCACCCGAACGACACGCCGTACGGTGACATCATGTGGGTCAATACAGACGCCAGCTCGACGAGCGAGATGATTTACGAGCTGTATTTGGCCGGGAAAGATCAAGGGCTGACGATGACGGCTGAGGCGGCGCGCTTGATTTATGCTGGCATCGTCGGCGATACGGGCCGCTTTTTGTTTCCGCGCACGAGCGAAAAAACGTTCCGCTACGCCGGGGAGCTCATTTCGTACGGCTTTTCCCTTTCGGAGCTGTATGACGGGCTGTACCGGACGAGCCTGCCGCTGGCGCGTTTGAGCGGTTACGTATTATCCCATTTCACGATCGACGAAGGGGTGGCAGCGGTGAAAATGCCGCGGGCGCTCCTTGAAGAGTACGGCGTCACCCCGCTCGAGGCGTCGCAGCTTGTCGGACTGCTCGGCAATATCGACGGCATTGTCGCCTGGGTGTTTTTTATTGAGGAGGAGAAAGACATTCGCGTCCGCTTCCGCTCGAAAGGGCCGATCATTAACGTTGTCGCCAAACGGCACGGCGGCGGCGGCCATCCGCTTGCGGCCGGCGCTTCCATCGCGTCATGGGAAGAAGCGGACCGCGTTGTTGAAGACGTGAAAGCCGCTTGCCGAGCTGGGCGGTAA
- the ytrI gene encoding sporulation membrane protein YtrI — protein sequence MRIPPYYQSPSWQRFFAGAAIGALISWFVFLYIFGVLQEKQVRHVNELNEQIADLQNEIRIWQEDYIHYNKEMKKKLTVQDVSVHLANAEQYKLDSYTTFRIEDSVKEDLSHLITKDIETVYNSRELIKRAIENKTYTIHEKPYRLQIHTLTIFTVLAVEVKLTPLP from the coding sequence ATGAGAATTCCTCCGTATTACCAATCCCCGTCATGGCAGCGCTTTTTCGCCGGCGCAGCGATCGGAGCGCTGATTAGCTGGTTTGTCTTTTTATATATTTTCGGCGTCCTGCAGGAAAAACAAGTGCGGCATGTCAATGAGCTCAACGAGCAGATCGCCGATTTGCAAAATGAAATCCGCATTTGGCAAGAAGACTATATCCATTACAACAAAGAAATGAAAAAAAAGCTGACCGTGCAAGACGTTTCCGTTCATCTCGCCAACGCCGAGCAATACAAACTTGACTCGTACACGACGTTCCGTATCGAAGACAGCGTCAAAGAAGACTTGTCCCATTTAATTACAAAGGACATTGAAACAGTATACAACAGCCGCGAATTGATCAAGCGGGCCATCGAAAACAAAACGTATACGATCCACGAAAAACCATACCGGCTTCAAATTCACACACTCACCATTTTTACCGTCTTAGCTGTCGAAGTAAAATTAACGCCGCTCCCGTAA
- a CDS encoding YtrH family sporulation protein, which translates to MNEKVAFLPAFIQSYFIAVGVLLGGAMIGALGAFLSGGQPLTAMYRFAGDLRIWAVVAAIGGTFDTFYVVERGLFLGETKDIVRQFLLILSAMGGAQTGVAIITWLTQEHISP; encoded by the coding sequence ATGAACGAAAAAGTGGCCTTTTTGCCGGCATTTATCCAAAGCTATTTCATCGCGGTCGGCGTGCTGCTTGGCGGCGCCATGATCGGCGCGCTCGGCGCTTTTTTGAGCGGCGGCCAGCCGCTGACCGCCATGTATCGGTTCGCCGGCGATTTGCGCATTTGGGCGGTGGTGGCCGCCATCGGCGGGACGTTTGATACGTTTTACGTCGTCGAGCGAGGGCTGTTTCTTGGAGAAACGAAAGATATCGTACGGCAATTTTTGCTTATTTTGTCCGCCATGGGCGGCGCGCAAACAGGGGTAGCGATCATTACGTGGCTGACGCAGGAGCACATTTCGCCATGA